The Xiphophorus hellerii strain 12219 chromosome 22, Xiphophorus_hellerii-4.1, whole genome shotgun sequence genome has a window encoding:
- the LOC116713212 gene encoding vinculin-like isoform X3 — protein MPVFHTKTIESILEPVAQQISHLVIMHEEGEVDGKAIPDLSVPVAAVQAAVSNLVRVGKETVQTTEDQVMKRDMPPAFIKVENSCSKLVQAAQMLKADPYSVPARDYLIDGSRGILSGTSDLLLTFDEAEVRKIIRVCKGILEYLTVAEVVETMEDLITYTKNLGPGMTKMSKMIEERQQELTHQEHRQMLVSSMNTIKELLPVLISAIKIFVATKSSRGAGIEEAEKNRRFTFEKMSAEINEIIRVLQLTTWDEDAWANKKDMEALKRSLALIESKMAQAKSWLKDPQGQPGDPGEVALRVILDEAGKVGELCAGRERKDILATTRALGQMTDQIGDLRVRGQGQTPGCMQRAGQCLQGLDLLFGKVDSAARRLEALINSKQAIARRLDAAQAWLADPNGGPEGEENIRALLAEAKRIADLCEDPKERDDILRSINEIAGLTARLMELRKQGKGDSPEARALAKQIGGALLNLQSKTNRAVASMRPAKPAVTLEGKMEQALRWVNNPGVDDRGVGQAAIRGMVGEGKRLAGGLLGPYRQDMVGRCDRTEGLMTALADMASRGEAEAPHARATAAQLQDTLKDLRQHMQEVMTQEVSDVFSDTTTPVKLLAVAATAPPDAPNRQEVFEERAGNFETHAGRLGATAEKAAAVGTANKSTVEGIHAAMKHARELTPQVTSAARILLKNPGNKAAYEHFDTMKNQWIDNVERLTGLVDEAIDTKSLLDASEEAIKKDIDKCRVAMANVQPQMLVAGATSIARRANRVLLVAKREVENSEDPRFRDTVKHASDILSHTISPMVMDAKAVAGNIQDKGLQKAYLDSCQRILAAVGKVREAFQPQEPDFPPPPPDLDQLHVSDEQAPPKPPLPEGELPPPRPPPPEEKDEEFPEQKVGEVLSEPMMVAARQLHDEARKWSSKPEDEEAVEEREVDDEDEFTDGEDDYEPELLMMPSNQPVNQPILAAAQSLHQEARKWSSKGNDIIAAAKRMALLMAEMSRLVRGGSGNKRALIQCAKDIAKASDEVTRLAKEVAKQCTDRRIRTNLLQVCERIPTISTQLKILSTVKATMLGRTNISEEESEQATEMLVHNAQNLMQSVKETVREAEAASIKIRTDAGFTLRWVRKTPWYQ, from the exons ATGCCGGTGTTTCACACCAagaccattgagagcatcctggAGCCGGTGGCCCAGCAGATCTCCCACCTGGTCATCATGCATGAGGAGGGGGAGGTGGATGGGAAAGCCATCCCGGACCTGTCGGTGCCGGTGGCCGCGGTGCAGGCGGCTGTGAGCAACCTTGTGCGG gtggGGAAGGAAACTGTTCAAACCACAGAGGACCAGGTGATGAAGAGAGACATGCCTCCTGCTTTTATTAA GGTGGAGAACTCGTGCTCGAAGCTCGTTCAGGCAGCTCAGATGCTTAAGGCAGATCCATACTCTGTTCCTGCGAGGGATTACCTGATCGATGGATCCAGAGGAATTCTGTCTGGAACGAGTGACCTACTCCTTACCTTTGATGAAGCAGAG GTGCGTAAGATAATCCGTGTGTGTAAAGGTATCCTCGAGTATCTGACAGTAGCTGAAGTGGTGGAGACCATGGAAGATCTCATCACTTACACAAAAAATCTCGGACCAG GCATGACGAAGATGTCAAAGATGATTGAGGAGCGGCAGCAGGAGCTGACCCACCAAGAGCACCGACAGATGCTCGTCAGCTCCATGAACACCATCAAGGAGCTGCTGCCCGTTCTCATCTCAG CTATAAAGATTTTTGTGGCAACCAAAAGCAGCCGAGGAGCCGGCATTGAGGAGGCTGAGAAGAACCGAAGGTTTACGTTTGAAAAGATGAGCGCCGAAATCAACGAGATCATCAGAGTCTTACAGCTCACCACGTGGGATGAAGACGCCTGGGCAAACAAG AAG GACATGGAGGCCCTGAAAAGATCTCTGGCTTTGATTGAATCAAAGATGGCGCAGGCTAAAAGCTGGCTCAAAGACCCACAGGGACAGCCAG GAGACCCTGGCGAGGTGGCGCTGCGTGTCATTCTGGATGAAGCTGGTAAGGTGGGAGAGCTGTGCGCTGGGAGGGAGAGGAAGGACATACTGGCGACCACCAGGGCTCTGGGGCAGATGACTGATCAGATTGGAGATCTGCGTGTCAG AGGCCAGGGCCAGACTCCAGGGTGCATGCAGCGTGCAGGCCAGTGCTTACAGGGCTTAGATCTGCTCTTTGGCAAAGTGGACAGTGCTGCTCGGAGACTAGAGGCTCTAATCAACTCAAAGCAGGCCATTGCCAGGAGGCTGGATGCTGCCCAG GCATGGTTGGCCGATCCTAATGGTGGTCCTGAGGGAGAGGAGAACATCCGAGCGCTTCTAGCGGAGGCCAAACGCATCGCAGACCTCTGTGAAGACCCCAAGGAGAGGGACGACATCCTGCGCTCCATAAACGAGATAGCAGGACTCACCGCCCGGCTCATGGAGCTGCGCAAACA GGGTAAAGGCGACAGCCCAGAGGCCCGAGCTCTGGCAAAGCAGATTGGAGGGGCTCTGCTAAACCTGCAGTCCAAGACCAACCGGGCGGTGGCCAGCATGAGACCAGCAAAGCCTGCTGTCACGCTGGAGGGTAAAATGGAGCAGGCTCTGCGCTGGGTGAATAATCCCGGGGTGGATGACAGAGGCGTAG GCCAGGCAGCAATCAGAGGAATGGTTGGAGAAGGGAAGAGGCTGGCTGGAGGCCTGTTGGGTCCGTACCGACAGGACATGGTCGGGCGCTGCGACCGAACAGAGGGGCTGATGACAGCTTTGGCAGACATGGCGAGCAGGGGAGAGGCTGAGGCTCCTCATGCACGAGCCACAGCGGCACAATTGCAGGACACCCTCAAG GACCTGAGGCAGCATATGCAGGAGGTGATGACCCAGGAGGTATCCGATGTTTTCAGCGACACCACCACCCCCGTCAAGCTGCTGGCGGTGGCTGCAACTGCTCCTCCTGATGCGCCCAACAGGCAGGAG GTCTTTGAAGAACGTGCAGGGAACTTTGAAACCCATGCTGGACGACTGGGAGCAACCGCAGAGAAGGCCGCCGCTGTGGGAACGGCGAATAAGAGCACAGTGGAGGGAATTCATGCTGCCATGAAACACGCCAGGGAGCTGACGCCACAG GTGACTTCTGCTGCTCGGATCTTGCTAAAAAATCCAGGAAACAAAGCAGCCTATGAGCACTTTGACACCATGAAGAACCAGTGGATTGACAATGTGGAGAGACTGACCG GTCTGGTCGACGAAGCCATAGACACCAAATCCTTGTTGGATGCTTCTGAGGAAGCCATTAAAAAAGACATTGACAAGTGCCGAGTTGCCATGGCAAACGTTCAGCCCCAAATGCTCGTTGCCGGGGCAACAAGCATAGCGAGACGAGCTAACCGGGTCTTGTTGGTGGCCAAGAGGGAAGTGGAGAACTCTGAAGATCCCCGGTTTAGAGATACTGTAAAACATGCGTCTGACATCCTCTCGCACACCATCTCACCCATGGTGATGGACGCAAAGGCTGTGGCTGGGAACATACAAGACAAAG GCCTACAGAAAGCATATTTGGACTCTTGTCAAAGGATCTTGGCTGCAGTGGGAAAAGTCAGAGAAGCCTTCCAGCCTCAGGAACCAGACTTCCCGCCTCCGCCTCCTGACCTGGACCAGCTCCAT GTTAGTGATGAACAGGCTCCACCTAAACCCCCGCTGCCGGAGGGTGAGTTGCCTCCACCCCGTCCTCCTCCCCCGGAGGAGAAGGACGAGGAGTTCCCGGAGCAGAAGGTCGGCGAGGTGCTCAGCGAACCCATGATGGTGGCGGCCAGGCAGCTGCATGACGAAGCGCGCAAGTGGTCAAGCAAA CCTGAGGATGAGGAGGCAGTAGAGGAGAGGGAGGTAGATGATGAAGATGAGTTTACTGATGGTGAGGATGACTATGAGCCAGAGCTGCTGATGATGCCGTCCAACCAGCCTGTCAATCAGCCCATTCTGGCAGCTGCCCAGTCTCTCCACCAGGAGGCTCGCAAGTGGTCCAGCAAG GGTAATGACATCATAGCAGCAGCCAAGCGGATGGCTCTGCTGATGGCTGAAATGTCTCGGCTGGTGCGTGGCGGGAGCGGAAACAAGCGAGCGCTGATTCAGTGCGCAAAAGACATTGCCAAGGCCTCGGATGAGGTGACGAGACTGGCTAAAGAAGTGGCCAAGCAGTGCACAGACAGACGCATCAGGACGAACCTGCTGCAG GTTTGTGAACGAATTCCCACCATCAGCACTCAGCTGAAGATCCTTTCCACTGTCAAAGCTACCATGCTGGGACGGACAAACATTAGCGAAGAGGAGTCAGAGCAG GCTACGGAGATGTTGGTTCACAACGCCCAGAATTTGATGCAGTCTGTAAAGGAGACAGTGCGAGAAGCAGAAGCTGCCTCCATTAAAATCCGCACAGATGCAGGATTCACCCTCCGCTGGGTGCGCAAGACGCCCTGGTACCAATGA
- the LOC116713212 gene encoding vinculin-like isoform X6, with amino-acid sequence MPVFHTKTIESILEPVAQQISHLVIMHEEGEVDGKAIPDLSVPVAAVQAAVSNLVRVGKETVQTTEDQVMKRDMPPAFIKVENSCSKLVQAAQMLKADPYSVPARDYLIDGSRGILSGTSDLLLTFDEAEVRKIIRVCKGILEYLTVAEVVETMEDLITYTKNLGPGMTKMSKMIEERQQELTHQEHRQMLVSSMNTIKELLPVLISAIKIFVATKSSRGAGIEEAEKNRRFTFEKMSAEINEIIRVLQLTTWDEDAWANKKDMEALKRSLALIESKMAQAKSWLKDPQGQPGDPGEVALRVILDEAGKVGELCAGRERKDILATTRALGQMTDQIGDLRVRGQGQTPGCMQRAGQCLQGLDLLFGKVDSAARRLEALINSKQAIARRLDAAQAWLADPNGGPEGEENIRALLAEAKRIADLCEDPKERDDILRSINEIAGLTARLMELRKQGKGDSPEARALAKQIGGALLNLQSKTNRAVASMRPAKPAVTLEGKMEQALRWVNNPGVDDRGVGQAAIRGMVGEGKRLAGGLLGPYRQDMVGRCDRTEGLMTALADMASRGEAEAPHARATAAQLQDTLKDLRQHMQEVMTQEVSDVFSDTTTPVKLLAVAATAPPDAPNRQEVFEERAGNFETHAGRLGATAEKAAAVGTANKSTVEGIHAAMKHARELTPQVTSAARILLKNPGNKAAYEHFDTMKNQWIDNVERLTGLVDEAIDTKSLLDASEEAIKKDIDKCRVAMANVQPQMLVAGATSIARRANRVLLVAKREVENSEDPRFRDTVKHASDILSHTISPMVMDAKAVAGNIQDKGLQKAYLDSCQRILAAVGKVREAFQPQEPDFPPPPPDLDQLHVSDEQAPPKPPLPEGELPPPRPPPPEEKDEEFPEQKVGEVLSEPMMVAARQLHDEARKWSSKGNDIIAAAKRMALLMAEMSRLVRGGSGNKRALIQCAKDIAKASDEVTRLAKEVAKQCTDRRIRTNLLQVCERIPTISTQLKILSTVKATMLGRTNISEEESEQATEMLVHNAQNLMQSVKETVREAEAASIKIRTDAGFTLRWVRKTPWYQ; translated from the exons ATGCCGGTGTTTCACACCAagaccattgagagcatcctggAGCCGGTGGCCCAGCAGATCTCCCACCTGGTCATCATGCATGAGGAGGGGGAGGTGGATGGGAAAGCCATCCCGGACCTGTCGGTGCCGGTGGCCGCGGTGCAGGCGGCTGTGAGCAACCTTGTGCGG gtggGGAAGGAAACTGTTCAAACCACAGAGGACCAGGTGATGAAGAGAGACATGCCTCCTGCTTTTATTAA GGTGGAGAACTCGTGCTCGAAGCTCGTTCAGGCAGCTCAGATGCTTAAGGCAGATCCATACTCTGTTCCTGCGAGGGATTACCTGATCGATGGATCCAGAGGAATTCTGTCTGGAACGAGTGACCTACTCCTTACCTTTGATGAAGCAGAG GTGCGTAAGATAATCCGTGTGTGTAAAGGTATCCTCGAGTATCTGACAGTAGCTGAAGTGGTGGAGACCATGGAAGATCTCATCACTTACACAAAAAATCTCGGACCAG GCATGACGAAGATGTCAAAGATGATTGAGGAGCGGCAGCAGGAGCTGACCCACCAAGAGCACCGACAGATGCTCGTCAGCTCCATGAACACCATCAAGGAGCTGCTGCCCGTTCTCATCTCAG CTATAAAGATTTTTGTGGCAACCAAAAGCAGCCGAGGAGCCGGCATTGAGGAGGCTGAGAAGAACCGAAGGTTTACGTTTGAAAAGATGAGCGCCGAAATCAACGAGATCATCAGAGTCTTACAGCTCACCACGTGGGATGAAGACGCCTGGGCAAACAAG AAG GACATGGAGGCCCTGAAAAGATCTCTGGCTTTGATTGAATCAAAGATGGCGCAGGCTAAAAGCTGGCTCAAAGACCCACAGGGACAGCCAG GAGACCCTGGCGAGGTGGCGCTGCGTGTCATTCTGGATGAAGCTGGTAAGGTGGGAGAGCTGTGCGCTGGGAGGGAGAGGAAGGACATACTGGCGACCACCAGGGCTCTGGGGCAGATGACTGATCAGATTGGAGATCTGCGTGTCAG AGGCCAGGGCCAGACTCCAGGGTGCATGCAGCGTGCAGGCCAGTGCTTACAGGGCTTAGATCTGCTCTTTGGCAAAGTGGACAGTGCTGCTCGGAGACTAGAGGCTCTAATCAACTCAAAGCAGGCCATTGCCAGGAGGCTGGATGCTGCCCAG GCATGGTTGGCCGATCCTAATGGTGGTCCTGAGGGAGAGGAGAACATCCGAGCGCTTCTAGCGGAGGCCAAACGCATCGCAGACCTCTGTGAAGACCCCAAGGAGAGGGACGACATCCTGCGCTCCATAAACGAGATAGCAGGACTCACCGCCCGGCTCATGGAGCTGCGCAAACA GGGTAAAGGCGACAGCCCAGAGGCCCGAGCTCTGGCAAAGCAGATTGGAGGGGCTCTGCTAAACCTGCAGTCCAAGACCAACCGGGCGGTGGCCAGCATGAGACCAGCAAAGCCTGCTGTCACGCTGGAGGGTAAAATGGAGCAGGCTCTGCGCTGGGTGAATAATCCCGGGGTGGATGACAGAGGCGTAG GCCAGGCAGCAATCAGAGGAATGGTTGGAGAAGGGAAGAGGCTGGCTGGAGGCCTGTTGGGTCCGTACCGACAGGACATGGTCGGGCGCTGCGACCGAACAGAGGGGCTGATGACAGCTTTGGCAGACATGGCGAGCAGGGGAGAGGCTGAGGCTCCTCATGCACGAGCCACAGCGGCACAATTGCAGGACACCCTCAAG GACCTGAGGCAGCATATGCAGGAGGTGATGACCCAGGAGGTATCCGATGTTTTCAGCGACACCACCACCCCCGTCAAGCTGCTGGCGGTGGCTGCAACTGCTCCTCCTGATGCGCCCAACAGGCAGGAG GTCTTTGAAGAACGTGCAGGGAACTTTGAAACCCATGCTGGACGACTGGGAGCAACCGCAGAGAAGGCCGCCGCTGTGGGAACGGCGAATAAGAGCACAGTGGAGGGAATTCATGCTGCCATGAAACACGCCAGGGAGCTGACGCCACAG GTGACTTCTGCTGCTCGGATCTTGCTAAAAAATCCAGGAAACAAAGCAGCCTATGAGCACTTTGACACCATGAAGAACCAGTGGATTGACAATGTGGAGAGACTGACCG GTCTGGTCGACGAAGCCATAGACACCAAATCCTTGTTGGATGCTTCTGAGGAAGCCATTAAAAAAGACATTGACAAGTGCCGAGTTGCCATGGCAAACGTTCAGCCCCAAATGCTCGTTGCCGGGGCAACAAGCATAGCGAGACGAGCTAACCGGGTCTTGTTGGTGGCCAAGAGGGAAGTGGAGAACTCTGAAGATCCCCGGTTTAGAGATACTGTAAAACATGCGTCTGACATCCTCTCGCACACCATCTCACCCATGGTGATGGACGCAAAGGCTGTGGCTGGGAACATACAAGACAAAG GCCTACAGAAAGCATATTTGGACTCTTGTCAAAGGATCTTGGCTGCAGTGGGAAAAGTCAGAGAAGCCTTCCAGCCTCAGGAACCAGACTTCCCGCCTCCGCCTCCTGACCTGGACCAGCTCCAT GTTAGTGATGAACAGGCTCCACCTAAACCCCCGCTGCCGGAGGGTGAGTTGCCTCCACCCCGTCCTCCTCCCCCGGAGGAGAAGGACGAGGAGTTCCCGGAGCAGAAGGTCGGCGAGGTGCTCAGCGAACCCATGATGGTGGCGGCCAGGCAGCTGCATGACGAAGCGCGCAAGTGGTCAAGCAAA GGTAATGACATCATAGCAGCAGCCAAGCGGATGGCTCTGCTGATGGCTGAAATGTCTCGGCTGGTGCGTGGCGGGAGCGGAAACAAGCGAGCGCTGATTCAGTGCGCAAAAGACATTGCCAAGGCCTCGGATGAGGTGACGAGACTGGCTAAAGAAGTGGCCAAGCAGTGCACAGACAGACGCATCAGGACGAACCTGCTGCAG GTTTGTGAACGAATTCCCACCATCAGCACTCAGCTGAAGATCCTTTCCACTGTCAAAGCTACCATGCTGGGACGGACAAACATTAGCGAAGAGGAGTCAGAGCAG GCTACGGAGATGTTGGTTCACAACGCCCAGAATTTGATGCAGTCTGTAAAGGAGACAGTGCGAGAAGCAGAAGCTGCCTCCATTAAAATCCGCACAGATGCAGGATTCACCCTCCGCTGGGTGCGCAAGACGCCCTGGTACCAATGA
- the LOC116713212 gene encoding vinculin-like isoform X5 has translation MPVFHTKTIESILEPVAQQISHLVIMHEEGEVDGKAIPDLSVPVAAVQAAVSNLVRVGKETVQTTEDQVMKRDMPPAFIKVENSCSKLVQAAQMLKADPYSVPARDYLIDGSRGILSGTSDLLLTFDEAEVRKIIRVCKGILEYLTVAEVVETMEDLITYTKNLGPGMTKMSKMIEERQQELTHQEHRQMLVSSMNTIKELLPVLISAIKIFVATKSSRGAGIEEAEKNRRFTFEKMSAEINEIIRVLQLTTWDEDAWANKKDMEALKRSLALIESKMAQAKSWLKDPQGQPGDPGEVALRVILDEAGKVGELCAGRERKDILATTRALGQMTDQIGDLRVRGQGQTPGCMQRAGQCLQGLDLLFGKVDSAARRLEALINSKQAIARRLDAAQAWLADPNGGPEGEENIRALLAEAKRIADLCEDPKERDDILRSINEIAGLTARLMELRKQGKGDSPEARALAKQIGGALLNLQSKTNRAVASMRPAKPAVTLEGKMEQALRWVNNPGVDDRGVECERIEWNTGQAAIRGMVGEGKRLAGGLLGPYRQDMVGRCDRTEGLMTALADMASRGEAEAPHARATAAQLQDTLKDLRQHMQEVMTQEVSDVFSDTTTPVKLLAVAATAPPDAPNRQEVFEERAGNFETHAGRLGATAEKAAAVGTANKSTVEGIHAAMKHARELTPQVTSAARILLKNPGNKAAYEHFDTMKNQWIDNVERLTGLVDEAIDTKSLLDASEEAIKKDIDKCRVAMANVQPQMLVAGATSIARRANRVLLVAKREVENSEDPRFRDTVKHASDILSHTISPMVMDAKAVAGNIQDKGLQKAYLDSCQRILAAVGKVREAFQPQEPDFPPPPPDLDQLHVSDEQAPPKPPLPEGELPPPRPPPPEEKDEEFPEQKVGEVLSEPMMVAARQLHDEARKWSSKGNDIIAAAKRMALLMAEMSRLVRGGSGNKRALIQCAKDIAKASDEVTRLAKEVAKQCTDRRIRTNLLQVCERIPTISTQLKILSTVKATMLGRTNISEEESEQATEMLVHNAQNLMQSVKETVREAEAASIKIRTDAGFTLRWVRKTPWYQ, from the exons ATGCCGGTGTTTCACACCAagaccattgagagcatcctggAGCCGGTGGCCCAGCAGATCTCCCACCTGGTCATCATGCATGAGGAGGGGGAGGTGGATGGGAAAGCCATCCCGGACCTGTCGGTGCCGGTGGCCGCGGTGCAGGCGGCTGTGAGCAACCTTGTGCGG gtggGGAAGGAAACTGTTCAAACCACAGAGGACCAGGTGATGAAGAGAGACATGCCTCCTGCTTTTATTAA GGTGGAGAACTCGTGCTCGAAGCTCGTTCAGGCAGCTCAGATGCTTAAGGCAGATCCATACTCTGTTCCTGCGAGGGATTACCTGATCGATGGATCCAGAGGAATTCTGTCTGGAACGAGTGACCTACTCCTTACCTTTGATGAAGCAGAG GTGCGTAAGATAATCCGTGTGTGTAAAGGTATCCTCGAGTATCTGACAGTAGCTGAAGTGGTGGAGACCATGGAAGATCTCATCACTTACACAAAAAATCTCGGACCAG GCATGACGAAGATGTCAAAGATGATTGAGGAGCGGCAGCAGGAGCTGACCCACCAAGAGCACCGACAGATGCTCGTCAGCTCCATGAACACCATCAAGGAGCTGCTGCCCGTTCTCATCTCAG CTATAAAGATTTTTGTGGCAACCAAAAGCAGCCGAGGAGCCGGCATTGAGGAGGCTGAGAAGAACCGAAGGTTTACGTTTGAAAAGATGAGCGCCGAAATCAACGAGATCATCAGAGTCTTACAGCTCACCACGTGGGATGAAGACGCCTGGGCAAACAAG AAG GACATGGAGGCCCTGAAAAGATCTCTGGCTTTGATTGAATCAAAGATGGCGCAGGCTAAAAGCTGGCTCAAAGACCCACAGGGACAGCCAG GAGACCCTGGCGAGGTGGCGCTGCGTGTCATTCTGGATGAAGCTGGTAAGGTGGGAGAGCTGTGCGCTGGGAGGGAGAGGAAGGACATACTGGCGACCACCAGGGCTCTGGGGCAGATGACTGATCAGATTGGAGATCTGCGTGTCAG AGGCCAGGGCCAGACTCCAGGGTGCATGCAGCGTGCAGGCCAGTGCTTACAGGGCTTAGATCTGCTCTTTGGCAAAGTGGACAGTGCTGCTCGGAGACTAGAGGCTCTAATCAACTCAAAGCAGGCCATTGCCAGGAGGCTGGATGCTGCCCAG GCATGGTTGGCCGATCCTAATGGTGGTCCTGAGGGAGAGGAGAACATCCGAGCGCTTCTAGCGGAGGCCAAACGCATCGCAGACCTCTGTGAAGACCCCAAGGAGAGGGACGACATCCTGCGCTCCATAAACGAGATAGCAGGACTCACCGCCCGGCTCATGGAGCTGCGCAAACA GGGTAAAGGCGACAGCCCAGAGGCCCGAGCTCTGGCAAAGCAGATTGGAGGGGCTCTGCTAAACCTGCAGTCCAAGACCAACCGGGCGGTGGCCAGCATGAGACCAGCAAAGCCTGCTGTCACGCTGGAGGGTAAAATGGAGCAGGCTCTGCGCTGGGTGAATAATCCCGGGGTGGATGACAGAGGCGTAG AGTGTGAGAGGATAGAGTGGAACACAG GCCAGGCAGCAATCAGAGGAATGGTTGGAGAAGGGAAGAGGCTGGCTGGAGGCCTGTTGGGTCCGTACCGACAGGACATGGTCGGGCGCTGCGACCGAACAGAGGGGCTGATGACAGCTTTGGCAGACATGGCGAGCAGGGGAGAGGCTGAGGCTCCTCATGCACGAGCCACAGCGGCACAATTGCAGGACACCCTCAAG GACCTGAGGCAGCATATGCAGGAGGTGATGACCCAGGAGGTATCCGATGTTTTCAGCGACACCACCACCCCCGTCAAGCTGCTGGCGGTGGCTGCAACTGCTCCTCCTGATGCGCCCAACAGGCAGGAG GTCTTTGAAGAACGTGCAGGGAACTTTGAAACCCATGCTGGACGACTGGGAGCAACCGCAGAGAAGGCCGCCGCTGTGGGAACGGCGAATAAGAGCACAGTGGAGGGAATTCATGCTGCCATGAAACACGCCAGGGAGCTGACGCCACAG GTGACTTCTGCTGCTCGGATCTTGCTAAAAAATCCAGGAAACAAAGCAGCCTATGAGCACTTTGACACCATGAAGAACCAGTGGATTGACAATGTGGAGAGACTGACCG GTCTGGTCGACGAAGCCATAGACACCAAATCCTTGTTGGATGCTTCTGAGGAAGCCATTAAAAAAGACATTGACAAGTGCCGAGTTGCCATGGCAAACGTTCAGCCCCAAATGCTCGTTGCCGGGGCAACAAGCATAGCGAGACGAGCTAACCGGGTCTTGTTGGTGGCCAAGAGGGAAGTGGAGAACTCTGAAGATCCCCGGTTTAGAGATACTGTAAAACATGCGTCTGACATCCTCTCGCACACCATCTCACCCATGGTGATGGACGCAAAGGCTGTGGCTGGGAACATACAAGACAAAG GCCTACAGAAAGCATATTTGGACTCTTGTCAAAGGATCTTGGCTGCAGTGGGAAAAGTCAGAGAAGCCTTCCAGCCTCAGGAACCAGACTTCCCGCCTCCGCCTCCTGACCTGGACCAGCTCCAT GTTAGTGATGAACAGGCTCCACCTAAACCCCCGCTGCCGGAGGGTGAGTTGCCTCCACCCCGTCCTCCTCCCCCGGAGGAGAAGGACGAGGAGTTCCCGGAGCAGAAGGTCGGCGAGGTGCTCAGCGAACCCATGATGGTGGCGGCCAGGCAGCTGCATGACGAAGCGCGCAAGTGGTCAAGCAAA GGTAATGACATCATAGCAGCAGCCAAGCGGATGGCTCTGCTGATGGCTGAAATGTCTCGGCTGGTGCGTGGCGGGAGCGGAAACAAGCGAGCGCTGATTCAGTGCGCAAAAGACATTGCCAAGGCCTCGGATGAGGTGACGAGACTGGCTAAAGAAGTGGCCAAGCAGTGCACAGACAGACGCATCAGGACGAACCTGCTGCAG GTTTGTGAACGAATTCCCACCATCAGCACTCAGCTGAAGATCCTTTCCACTGTCAAAGCTACCATGCTGGGACGGACAAACATTAGCGAAGAGGAGTCAGAGCAG GCTACGGAGATGTTGGTTCACAACGCCCAGAATTTGATGCAGTCTGTAAAGGAGACAGTGCGAGAAGCAGAAGCTGCCTCCATTAAAATCCGCACAGATGCAGGATTCACCCTCCGCTGGGTGCGCAAGACGCCCTGGTACCAATGA